The Primulina tabacum isolate GXHZ01 chromosome 16, ASM2559414v2, whole genome shotgun sequence genome window below encodes:
- the LOC142528820 gene encoding transcription factor EMB1444 isoform X6 translates to MESQLQQMLRSLCFNTGWKYAIFWKLKHQEQMILTWEDAYYDGNLYPDKKYFIEAAHSLNYGLYSHDLLGLAVAKMSYQVYSLGEGIVGQVAVSGKHSWIYSDKHVADFSSTSETFDGWQNQFSAGIKTIAVVAVIPHGVVQIGCLHKSDACVRIPNSAGNHDHKMILGSSFYDDGTSLCSQFLSSIGSNHASISPLSGGCLTLKMKMHERSECSMPENEISLPSSSESILTRKKRQEAMGSFREIKCGEETNDLKDLGKRPEILSLPFQDQSEFYVPETPSEQLHPDFERNLEIESKFDNFEMHLSPFRFSSGYELYEALGPSFRKQNGYVWEEGKKNSDMVIENPEGMGSSSLLMENPDMHLLDALVVKVSGKDDDANTAKSCQETEESLFSAERTPCSSVGTIRSTGYSFDRATSSSLNSVPCGVESLKGLLSPSSSRGSGLLERPREPVKMNKKRTRTGENSRPRPRDRQLIQDRIKELRELVPSGSKVCSIDSLLEQTIKHMLFLQSITKHAEKLHKCSASKLLDKNTDMWRFSSEQGSSWAMEVGNNSKVFPIIVENINMHGQMLVKMLCERRSQFLDIAETIRSLGLTILKGVSEAYGNKTWICFVVEGQNNKSMHRMDVLWSLMQILQSKSSS, encoded by the exons ATGGAAAGCCAATTACAGCAGATGCTGAGGAGCCTTTGTTTTAACACTGGCTGGAAGTATGCAATTTTCTGGAAGCTCAAACATCAAGAACAGAT GATATTGACTTGGGAGGATGCCTATTATGACGGCAATCTATACCCAGATAAGAAATATTTCATCGAGGCAGCTCACAGCTTGAATTATGGGCTATATTCGCATGATCTGTTGGGCTTAGCCGTGGCAAAGATGTCATATCAAGTATATTCTCTCGGGGAAGG GATTGTTGGACAAGTGGCAGTTTCTGGGAAGCATTCATGGATTTACTCAGATAAGCATGTTGCCGATTTTTCCTCCACATCGGAG ACTTTTGATGGATGGCAAAATCAATTTTCAGCTGGCATTAAG ACCATTGCAGTTGTGGCAGTTATTCCACATGGAGTCGTACAAATTGGTTGTTTGCATAAA TCAGATGCGTGTGTGAGAATTCCGAATTCAGCAGGAAATCATGACCATAAAATGATTTTGGGCAGCTCTTTTTATGACGATGGGACGAGTTTGTGTTCTCAGTTTCTTTCATCCATTGGGAGTAATCACGCGTCTATTTCTCCTCTATCGGGAGGCTGTTTAACACTCAAAATGAAGATGCATGAAAGATCAGAGTGCTCAATGCCGGAGAATGAAATTTCACTTCCCTCAAGTTCTGAAAGTATTCTTACAAGGAAGAAAAGACAAGAAGCAATGGGATCTTTTCGTGAGATTAAGTGTGGAGAAGAAACAAATGACCTCAAGGATTTGGGAAAAAGACCAGAAATCTTGAGTCTCCCATTTCAGGATCAAAGTGAATTTTATGTTCCAGAAACTCCAAGTGAGCAGTTGCATCCAGACTTCGAGAGGAATCTAGAAATAGAAAGcaagtttgataattttgagatGCATCTTTCTCCTTTCCGTTTTTCTTCTGGCTATGAGCTGTATGAAGCACTGGGACCCTCTTTTAGAAAGCAGAATGGCTATGTCTGggaagaaggaaaaaaaaactcTGATATGGTTATTGAAAATCCCGAGGGAATGGGTAGTAGCAGTTTGCTGATGGAGAACCCTGATATGCACCTTTTGGATGCATTGGTGGTCAAAGTTAGTGGTAAAGATGATGATGCAAACACTGCGAAATCATGCCAAGAGACCGAGGAGAGTCTCTTTTCTGCAGAAAGAACACCTTGCAGCAGTGTTGGTACCATTAGATCCACAGGCTACTCATTTGATCGAGCCACATCAAGTAGCTTGAACTCGGTACCATGTGGTGTTGAGTCTTTGAAAGGTCTTTTGTCTCCCAGCTCTAGCAGAGGGAGTGGACTTTTGGAAAGGCCGCGGGAACCAGTTAAGATGAATAAAAAGAGAACCAGGACTGGTGAAAATTCTAGGCCAAGGCCAAGGGACAGGCAATTGATACAAGATCGAATAAAGGAGTTGCGAGAGCTTGTTCCCAGTGGATCAAAAGTG TGCAGTATTGATTCACTTCTTGAGCAAACAATCAAACACATGCTCTTTTTGCAAAGCATCACCAAGCATGCGGAGAAGCTGCATAAATGCTCTGCATCAAAG TTGCTTGACAAGAACACAGATATGTGGAGATTTTCAAGTGAGCAGGGTTCGAGTTGGGCCATGGAAGTGGGAAATAACTCCAAAGTTTTCCCAATAATAGTGGAAAACATAAATATGCATGGACAAATGCTTGTTAAG ATGTTGTGTGAACGGCGCAGCCAGTTTCTCGATATAGCAGAAACCATCAGAAGTTTGGGTTTAACTATTCTGAAAGGTGTTTCAGAAGCATATGGAAATAAGACCTGGATATGCTTTGTGGTTGAG GGACAGAACAACAAAAGCATGCACCGGATGGATGTTTTATGGTCTCTGATGCAGATTTTGCAATCTAAGAGTTCTAGTTAG
- the LOC142528820 gene encoding transcription factor EMB1444 isoform X5: MESQLQQMLRSLCFNTGWKYAIFWKLKHQEQMILTWEDAYYDGNLYPDKKYFIEAAHSLNYGLYSHDLLGLAVAKMSYQVYSLGEGIVGQVAVSGKHSWIYSDKHVADFSSTSETFDGWQNQFSAGIKISEDLKLIKHIRNVFSDLQDSLAGGIHSSLHNTLENSCLSDACVRIPNSAGNHDHKMILGSSFYDDGTSLCSQFLSSIGSNHASISPLSGGCLTLKMKMHERSECSMPENEISLPSSSESILTRKKRQEAMGSFREIKCGEETNDLKDLGKRPEILSLPFQDQSEFYVPETPSEQLHPDFERNLEIESKFDNFEMHLSPFRFSSGYELYEALGPSFRKQNGYVWEEGKKNSDMVIENPEGMGSSSLLMENPDMHLLDALVVKVSGKDDDANTAKSCQETEESLFSAERTPCSSVGTIRSTGYSFDRATSSSLNSVPCGVESLKGLLSPSSSRGSGLLERPREPVKMNKKRTRTGENSRPRPRDRQLIQDRIKELRELVPSGSKVCSIDSLLEQTIKHMLFLQSITKHAEKLHKCSASKLLDKNTDMWRFSSEQGSSWAMEVGNNSKVFPIIVENINMHGQMLVKMLCERRSQFLDIAETIRSLGLTILKGVSEAYGNKTWICFVVEGQNNKSMHRMDVLWSLMQILQSKSSS, translated from the exons ATGGAAAGCCAATTACAGCAGATGCTGAGGAGCCTTTGTTTTAACACTGGCTGGAAGTATGCAATTTTCTGGAAGCTCAAACATCAAGAACAGAT GATATTGACTTGGGAGGATGCCTATTATGACGGCAATCTATACCCAGATAAGAAATATTTCATCGAGGCAGCTCACAGCTTGAATTATGGGCTATATTCGCATGATCTGTTGGGCTTAGCCGTGGCAAAGATGTCATATCAAGTATATTCTCTCGGGGAAGG GATTGTTGGACAAGTGGCAGTTTCTGGGAAGCATTCATGGATTTACTCAGATAAGCATGTTGCCGATTTTTCCTCCACATCGGAG ACTTTTGATGGATGGCAAAATCAATTTTCAGCTGGCATTAAG ATCTCTGAGGATTTGAAATTGATCAAGCACATCAGAAATGTTTTTTCTGATCTGCAAGATTCTTTAGCTGGTGGTATTCACAGTTCACTTCATAATACCCTAGAAAATTCTTGTCTA TCAGATGCGTGTGTGAGAATTCCGAATTCAGCAGGAAATCATGACCATAAAATGATTTTGGGCAGCTCTTTTTATGACGATGGGACGAGTTTGTGTTCTCAGTTTCTTTCATCCATTGGGAGTAATCACGCGTCTATTTCTCCTCTATCGGGAGGCTGTTTAACACTCAAAATGAAGATGCATGAAAGATCAGAGTGCTCAATGCCGGAGAATGAAATTTCACTTCCCTCAAGTTCTGAAAGTATTCTTACAAGGAAGAAAAGACAAGAAGCAATGGGATCTTTTCGTGAGATTAAGTGTGGAGAAGAAACAAATGACCTCAAGGATTTGGGAAAAAGACCAGAAATCTTGAGTCTCCCATTTCAGGATCAAAGTGAATTTTATGTTCCAGAAACTCCAAGTGAGCAGTTGCATCCAGACTTCGAGAGGAATCTAGAAATAGAAAGcaagtttgataattttgagatGCATCTTTCTCCTTTCCGTTTTTCTTCTGGCTATGAGCTGTATGAAGCACTGGGACCCTCTTTTAGAAAGCAGAATGGCTATGTCTGggaagaaggaaaaaaaaactcTGATATGGTTATTGAAAATCCCGAGGGAATGGGTAGTAGCAGTTTGCTGATGGAGAACCCTGATATGCACCTTTTGGATGCATTGGTGGTCAAAGTTAGTGGTAAAGATGATGATGCAAACACTGCGAAATCATGCCAAGAGACCGAGGAGAGTCTCTTTTCTGCAGAAAGAACACCTTGCAGCAGTGTTGGTACCATTAGATCCACAGGCTACTCATTTGATCGAGCCACATCAAGTAGCTTGAACTCGGTACCATGTGGTGTTGAGTCTTTGAAAGGTCTTTTGTCTCCCAGCTCTAGCAGAGGGAGTGGACTTTTGGAAAGGCCGCGGGAACCAGTTAAGATGAATAAAAAGAGAACCAGGACTGGTGAAAATTCTAGGCCAAGGCCAAGGGACAGGCAATTGATACAAGATCGAATAAAGGAGTTGCGAGAGCTTGTTCCCAGTGGATCAAAAGTG TGCAGTATTGATTCACTTCTTGAGCAAACAATCAAACACATGCTCTTTTTGCAAAGCATCACCAAGCATGCGGAGAAGCTGCATAAATGCTCTGCATCAAAG TTGCTTGACAAGAACACAGATATGTGGAGATTTTCAAGTGAGCAGGGTTCGAGTTGGGCCATGGAAGTGGGAAATAACTCCAAAGTTTTCCCAATAATAGTGGAAAACATAAATATGCATGGACAAATGCTTGTTAAG ATGTTGTGTGAACGGCGCAGCCAGTTTCTCGATATAGCAGAAACCATCAGAAGTTTGGGTTTAACTATTCTGAAAGGTGTTTCAGAAGCATATGGAAATAAGACCTGGATATGCTTTGTGGTTGAG GGACAGAACAACAAAAGCATGCACCGGATGGATGTTTTATGGTCTCTGATGCAGATTTTGCAATCTAAGAGTTCTAGTTAG
- the LOC142528820 gene encoding transcription factor EMB1444 isoform X3: protein MESQLQQMLRSLCFNTGWKYAIFWKLKHQEQMILTWEDAYYDGNLYPDKKYFIEAAHSLNYGLYSHDLLGLAVAKMSYQVYSLGEGIVGQVAVSGKHSWIYSDKHVADFSSTSETFDGWQNQFSAGIKTIAVVAVIPHGVVQIGCLHKISEDLKLIKHIRNVFSDLQDSLAGGIHSSLHNTLENSCLSDACVRIPNSAGNHDHKMILGSSFYDDGTSLCSQFLSSIGSNHASISPLSGGCLTLKMKMHERSECSMPENEISLPSSSESILTRKKRQEAMGSFREIKCGEETNDLKDLGKRPEILSLPFQDQSEFYVPETPSEQLHPDFERNLEIESKFDNFEMHLSPFRFSSGYELYEALGPSFRKQNGYVWEEGKKNSDMVIENPEGMGSSSLLMENPDMHLLDALVVKVSGKDDDANTAKSCQETEESLFSAERTPCSSVGTIRSTGYSFDRATSSSLNSVPCGVESLKGLLSPSSSRGSGLLERPREPVKMNKKRTRTGENSRPRPRDRQLIQDRIKELRELVPSGSKVCSIDSLLEQTIKHMLFLQSITKHAEKLHKCSASKLLDKNTDMWRFSSEQGSSWAMEVGNNSKVFPIIVENINMHGQMLVKMLCERRSQFLDIAETIRSLGLTILKGVSEAYGNKTWICFVVENNKSMHRMDVLWSLMQILQSKSSS, encoded by the exons ATGGAAAGCCAATTACAGCAGATGCTGAGGAGCCTTTGTTTTAACACTGGCTGGAAGTATGCAATTTTCTGGAAGCTCAAACATCAAGAACAGAT GATATTGACTTGGGAGGATGCCTATTATGACGGCAATCTATACCCAGATAAGAAATATTTCATCGAGGCAGCTCACAGCTTGAATTATGGGCTATATTCGCATGATCTGTTGGGCTTAGCCGTGGCAAAGATGTCATATCAAGTATATTCTCTCGGGGAAGG GATTGTTGGACAAGTGGCAGTTTCTGGGAAGCATTCATGGATTTACTCAGATAAGCATGTTGCCGATTTTTCCTCCACATCGGAG ACTTTTGATGGATGGCAAAATCAATTTTCAGCTGGCATTAAG ACCATTGCAGTTGTGGCAGTTATTCCACATGGAGTCGTACAAATTGGTTGTTTGCATAAA ATCTCTGAGGATTTGAAATTGATCAAGCACATCAGAAATGTTTTTTCTGATCTGCAAGATTCTTTAGCTGGTGGTATTCACAGTTCACTTCATAATACCCTAGAAAATTCTTGTCTA TCAGATGCGTGTGTGAGAATTCCGAATTCAGCAGGAAATCATGACCATAAAATGATTTTGGGCAGCTCTTTTTATGACGATGGGACGAGTTTGTGTTCTCAGTTTCTTTCATCCATTGGGAGTAATCACGCGTCTATTTCTCCTCTATCGGGAGGCTGTTTAACACTCAAAATGAAGATGCATGAAAGATCAGAGTGCTCAATGCCGGAGAATGAAATTTCACTTCCCTCAAGTTCTGAAAGTATTCTTACAAGGAAGAAAAGACAAGAAGCAATGGGATCTTTTCGTGAGATTAAGTGTGGAGAAGAAACAAATGACCTCAAGGATTTGGGAAAAAGACCAGAAATCTTGAGTCTCCCATTTCAGGATCAAAGTGAATTTTATGTTCCAGAAACTCCAAGTGAGCAGTTGCATCCAGACTTCGAGAGGAATCTAGAAATAGAAAGcaagtttgataattttgagatGCATCTTTCTCCTTTCCGTTTTTCTTCTGGCTATGAGCTGTATGAAGCACTGGGACCCTCTTTTAGAAAGCAGAATGGCTATGTCTGggaagaaggaaaaaaaaactcTGATATGGTTATTGAAAATCCCGAGGGAATGGGTAGTAGCAGTTTGCTGATGGAGAACCCTGATATGCACCTTTTGGATGCATTGGTGGTCAAAGTTAGTGGTAAAGATGATGATGCAAACACTGCGAAATCATGCCAAGAGACCGAGGAGAGTCTCTTTTCTGCAGAAAGAACACCTTGCAGCAGTGTTGGTACCATTAGATCCACAGGCTACTCATTTGATCGAGCCACATCAAGTAGCTTGAACTCGGTACCATGTGGTGTTGAGTCTTTGAAAGGTCTTTTGTCTCCCAGCTCTAGCAGAGGGAGTGGACTTTTGGAAAGGCCGCGGGAACCAGTTAAGATGAATAAAAAGAGAACCAGGACTGGTGAAAATTCTAGGCCAAGGCCAAGGGACAGGCAATTGATACAAGATCGAATAAAGGAGTTGCGAGAGCTTGTTCCCAGTGGATCAAAAGTG TGCAGTATTGATTCACTTCTTGAGCAAACAATCAAACACATGCTCTTTTTGCAAAGCATCACCAAGCATGCGGAGAAGCTGCATAAATGCTCTGCATCAAAG TTGCTTGACAAGAACACAGATATGTGGAGATTTTCAAGTGAGCAGGGTTCGAGTTGGGCCATGGAAGTGGGAAATAACTCCAAAGTTTTCCCAATAATAGTGGAAAACATAAATATGCATGGACAAATGCTTGTTAAG ATGTTGTGTGAACGGCGCAGCCAGTTTCTCGATATAGCAGAAACCATCAGAAGTTTGGGTTTAACTATTCTGAAAGGTGTTTCAGAAGCATATGGAAATAAGACCTGGATATGCTTTGTGGTTGAG AACAACAAAAGCATGCACCGGATGGATGTTTTATGGTCTCTGATGCAGATTTTGCAATCTAAGAGTTCTAGTTAG
- the LOC142528820 gene encoding transcription factor EMB1444 isoform X2, with the protein MESQLQQMLRSLCFNTGWKYAIFWKLKHQEQMILTWEDAYYDGNLYPDKKYFIEAAHSLNYGLYSHDLLGLAVAKMSYQVYSLGEGIVGQVAVSGKHSWIYSDKHVADFSSTSETFDGWQNQFSAGIKTIAVVAVIPHGVVQIGCLHKISEDLKLIKHIRNVFSDLQDSLAGGIHSSLHNTLENSCLSDACVRIPNSAGNHDHKMILGSSFYDDGTSLCSQFLSSIGSNHASISPLSGGCLTLKMKMHERSECSMPENEISLPSSSESILTRKKRQEAMGSFREIKCGEETNDLKDLGKRPEILSLPFQDQSEFYVPETPSEQLHPDFERNLEIESKFDNFEMHLSPFRFSSGYELYEALGPSFRKQNGYVWEEGKKNSDMVIENPEGMGSSSLLMENPDMHLLDALVVKVSGKDDDANTAKSCQETEESLFSAERTPCSSVGTIRSTGYSFDRATSSSLNSVPCGVESLKGLLSPSSSRGSGLLERPREPVKMNKKRTRTGENSRPRPRDRQLIQDRIKELRELVPSGSKCSIDSLLEQTIKHMLFLQSITKHAEKLHKCSASKLLDKNTDMWRFSSEQGSSWAMEVGNNSKVFPIIVENINMHGQMLVKMLCERRSQFLDIAETIRSLGLTILKGVSEAYGNKTWICFVVEGQNNKSMHRMDVLWSLMQILQSKSSS; encoded by the exons ATGGAAAGCCAATTACAGCAGATGCTGAGGAGCCTTTGTTTTAACACTGGCTGGAAGTATGCAATTTTCTGGAAGCTCAAACATCAAGAACAGAT GATATTGACTTGGGAGGATGCCTATTATGACGGCAATCTATACCCAGATAAGAAATATTTCATCGAGGCAGCTCACAGCTTGAATTATGGGCTATATTCGCATGATCTGTTGGGCTTAGCCGTGGCAAAGATGTCATATCAAGTATATTCTCTCGGGGAAGG GATTGTTGGACAAGTGGCAGTTTCTGGGAAGCATTCATGGATTTACTCAGATAAGCATGTTGCCGATTTTTCCTCCACATCGGAG ACTTTTGATGGATGGCAAAATCAATTTTCAGCTGGCATTAAG ACCATTGCAGTTGTGGCAGTTATTCCACATGGAGTCGTACAAATTGGTTGTTTGCATAAA ATCTCTGAGGATTTGAAATTGATCAAGCACATCAGAAATGTTTTTTCTGATCTGCAAGATTCTTTAGCTGGTGGTATTCACAGTTCACTTCATAATACCCTAGAAAATTCTTGTCTA TCAGATGCGTGTGTGAGAATTCCGAATTCAGCAGGAAATCATGACCATAAAATGATTTTGGGCAGCTCTTTTTATGACGATGGGACGAGTTTGTGTTCTCAGTTTCTTTCATCCATTGGGAGTAATCACGCGTCTATTTCTCCTCTATCGGGAGGCTGTTTAACACTCAAAATGAAGATGCATGAAAGATCAGAGTGCTCAATGCCGGAGAATGAAATTTCACTTCCCTCAAGTTCTGAAAGTATTCTTACAAGGAAGAAAAGACAAGAAGCAATGGGATCTTTTCGTGAGATTAAGTGTGGAGAAGAAACAAATGACCTCAAGGATTTGGGAAAAAGACCAGAAATCTTGAGTCTCCCATTTCAGGATCAAAGTGAATTTTATGTTCCAGAAACTCCAAGTGAGCAGTTGCATCCAGACTTCGAGAGGAATCTAGAAATAGAAAGcaagtttgataattttgagatGCATCTTTCTCCTTTCCGTTTTTCTTCTGGCTATGAGCTGTATGAAGCACTGGGACCCTCTTTTAGAAAGCAGAATGGCTATGTCTGggaagaaggaaaaaaaaactcTGATATGGTTATTGAAAATCCCGAGGGAATGGGTAGTAGCAGTTTGCTGATGGAGAACCCTGATATGCACCTTTTGGATGCATTGGTGGTCAAAGTTAGTGGTAAAGATGATGATGCAAACACTGCGAAATCATGCCAAGAGACCGAGGAGAGTCTCTTTTCTGCAGAAAGAACACCTTGCAGCAGTGTTGGTACCATTAGATCCACAGGCTACTCATTTGATCGAGCCACATCAAGTAGCTTGAACTCGGTACCATGTGGTGTTGAGTCTTTGAAAGGTCTTTTGTCTCCCAGCTCTAGCAGAGGGAGTGGACTTTTGGAAAGGCCGCGGGAACCAGTTAAGATGAATAAAAAGAGAACCAGGACTGGTGAAAATTCTAGGCCAAGGCCAAGGGACAGGCAATTGATACAAGATCGAATAAAGGAGTTGCGAGAGCTTGTTCCCAGTGGATCAAAA TGCAGTATTGATTCACTTCTTGAGCAAACAATCAAACACATGCTCTTTTTGCAAAGCATCACCAAGCATGCGGAGAAGCTGCATAAATGCTCTGCATCAAAG TTGCTTGACAAGAACACAGATATGTGGAGATTTTCAAGTGAGCAGGGTTCGAGTTGGGCCATGGAAGTGGGAAATAACTCCAAAGTTTTCCCAATAATAGTGGAAAACATAAATATGCATGGACAAATGCTTGTTAAG ATGTTGTGTGAACGGCGCAGCCAGTTTCTCGATATAGCAGAAACCATCAGAAGTTTGGGTTTAACTATTCTGAAAGGTGTTTCAGAAGCATATGGAAATAAGACCTGGATATGCTTTGTGGTTGAG GGACAGAACAACAAAAGCATGCACCGGATGGATGTTTTATGGTCTCTGATGCAGATTTTGCAATCTAAGAGTTCTAGTTAG
- the LOC142528820 gene encoding transcription factor EMB1444 isoform X1 — translation MESQLQQMLRSLCFNTGWKYAIFWKLKHQEQMILTWEDAYYDGNLYPDKKYFIEAAHSLNYGLYSHDLLGLAVAKMSYQVYSLGEGIVGQVAVSGKHSWIYSDKHVADFSSTSETFDGWQNQFSAGIKTIAVVAVIPHGVVQIGCLHKISEDLKLIKHIRNVFSDLQDSLAGGIHSSLHNTLENSCLSDACVRIPNSAGNHDHKMILGSSFYDDGTSLCSQFLSSIGSNHASISPLSGGCLTLKMKMHERSECSMPENEISLPSSSESILTRKKRQEAMGSFREIKCGEETNDLKDLGKRPEILSLPFQDQSEFYVPETPSEQLHPDFERNLEIESKFDNFEMHLSPFRFSSGYELYEALGPSFRKQNGYVWEEGKKNSDMVIENPEGMGSSSLLMENPDMHLLDALVVKVSGKDDDANTAKSCQETEESLFSAERTPCSSVGTIRSTGYSFDRATSSSLNSVPCGVESLKGLLSPSSSRGSGLLERPREPVKMNKKRTRTGENSRPRPRDRQLIQDRIKELRELVPSGSKVCSIDSLLEQTIKHMLFLQSITKHAEKLHKCSASKLLDKNTDMWRFSSEQGSSWAMEVGNNSKVFPIIVENINMHGQMLVKMLCERRSQFLDIAETIRSLGLTILKGVSEAYGNKTWICFVVEGQNNKSMHRMDVLWSLMQILQSKSSS, via the exons ATGGAAAGCCAATTACAGCAGATGCTGAGGAGCCTTTGTTTTAACACTGGCTGGAAGTATGCAATTTTCTGGAAGCTCAAACATCAAGAACAGAT GATATTGACTTGGGAGGATGCCTATTATGACGGCAATCTATACCCAGATAAGAAATATTTCATCGAGGCAGCTCACAGCTTGAATTATGGGCTATATTCGCATGATCTGTTGGGCTTAGCCGTGGCAAAGATGTCATATCAAGTATATTCTCTCGGGGAAGG GATTGTTGGACAAGTGGCAGTTTCTGGGAAGCATTCATGGATTTACTCAGATAAGCATGTTGCCGATTTTTCCTCCACATCGGAG ACTTTTGATGGATGGCAAAATCAATTTTCAGCTGGCATTAAG ACCATTGCAGTTGTGGCAGTTATTCCACATGGAGTCGTACAAATTGGTTGTTTGCATAAA ATCTCTGAGGATTTGAAATTGATCAAGCACATCAGAAATGTTTTTTCTGATCTGCAAGATTCTTTAGCTGGTGGTATTCACAGTTCACTTCATAATACCCTAGAAAATTCTTGTCTA TCAGATGCGTGTGTGAGAATTCCGAATTCAGCAGGAAATCATGACCATAAAATGATTTTGGGCAGCTCTTTTTATGACGATGGGACGAGTTTGTGTTCTCAGTTTCTTTCATCCATTGGGAGTAATCACGCGTCTATTTCTCCTCTATCGGGAGGCTGTTTAACACTCAAAATGAAGATGCATGAAAGATCAGAGTGCTCAATGCCGGAGAATGAAATTTCACTTCCCTCAAGTTCTGAAAGTATTCTTACAAGGAAGAAAAGACAAGAAGCAATGGGATCTTTTCGTGAGATTAAGTGTGGAGAAGAAACAAATGACCTCAAGGATTTGGGAAAAAGACCAGAAATCTTGAGTCTCCCATTTCAGGATCAAAGTGAATTTTATGTTCCAGAAACTCCAAGTGAGCAGTTGCATCCAGACTTCGAGAGGAATCTAGAAATAGAAAGcaagtttgataattttgagatGCATCTTTCTCCTTTCCGTTTTTCTTCTGGCTATGAGCTGTATGAAGCACTGGGACCCTCTTTTAGAAAGCAGAATGGCTATGTCTGggaagaaggaaaaaaaaactcTGATATGGTTATTGAAAATCCCGAGGGAATGGGTAGTAGCAGTTTGCTGATGGAGAACCCTGATATGCACCTTTTGGATGCATTGGTGGTCAAAGTTAGTGGTAAAGATGATGATGCAAACACTGCGAAATCATGCCAAGAGACCGAGGAGAGTCTCTTTTCTGCAGAAAGAACACCTTGCAGCAGTGTTGGTACCATTAGATCCACAGGCTACTCATTTGATCGAGCCACATCAAGTAGCTTGAACTCGGTACCATGTGGTGTTGAGTCTTTGAAAGGTCTTTTGTCTCCCAGCTCTAGCAGAGGGAGTGGACTTTTGGAAAGGCCGCGGGAACCAGTTAAGATGAATAAAAAGAGAACCAGGACTGGTGAAAATTCTAGGCCAAGGCCAAGGGACAGGCAATTGATACAAGATCGAATAAAGGAGTTGCGAGAGCTTGTTCCCAGTGGATCAAAAGTG TGCAGTATTGATTCACTTCTTGAGCAAACAATCAAACACATGCTCTTTTTGCAAAGCATCACCAAGCATGCGGAGAAGCTGCATAAATGCTCTGCATCAAAG TTGCTTGACAAGAACACAGATATGTGGAGATTTTCAAGTGAGCAGGGTTCGAGTTGGGCCATGGAAGTGGGAAATAACTCCAAAGTTTTCCCAATAATAGTGGAAAACATAAATATGCATGGACAAATGCTTGTTAAG ATGTTGTGTGAACGGCGCAGCCAGTTTCTCGATATAGCAGAAACCATCAGAAGTTTGGGTTTAACTATTCTGAAAGGTGTTTCAGAAGCATATGGAAATAAGACCTGGATATGCTTTGTGGTTGAG GGACAGAACAACAAAAGCATGCACCGGATGGATGTTTTATGGTCTCTGATGCAGATTTTGCAATCTAAGAGTTCTAGTTAG